The following DNA comes from Anaerolineae bacterium.
TGCCCGACCTGCGCCACCCTCAGACCGGCGAACCCCTGGCCCGGTACGCCGCCCGACGGGCTCAAGAGGCCGATTGCCGACCGGTCGCGCCGCCGGGCTGGCCCACGCTGTCCCGTCCTCCCCGACCGAGCAGGGCCTAACCGGGCCGGTCCCTGCCGCGTCCTTTAGAAGCGGACAGCCGGAAAGAAGAAGTTATGCTTTTGGGCGGCGAAACCGCCACAAAGCATAACCCTCTCTTCCTCAACCAGGAGGTTTATCCCCATGCGTGTGATGTTTCTCGCCGCCGAAGCCGTGCCCTTCTTCAAAGTAGGTGGATTAGGCGATGTGGTCGGTTCCCTGCCCCGCGCTCTCCAGGCCCTGGAGCCGGATTGGGACATCCGGCTGGTGCTCCCCCTGCACGACCATCTGGACCGGGAACGCTTCCCGCTGGAGCCCGTGGCCGCCTTCACCGTCCCCCATCGCAACGGGCCCATCCTCGCCGAAGCCTACACCACCGCCTGGGACCTCCCTGTGTATTTCATCAGCGGCGCGCCCATCCTGCTGGAAAGCAGCGTGTACGCCGCCCACCCTTCCCAGGACGGGCCTAAATACGCCTACTTCTCCCTGGCCGCGCTGGAACTGGCCCGCACGCTGGGGTGGATGCCCGATGTGCTCCACGCCCACGACTGGCACACCGCGCCCGCCGTCTATGCCGTGGCCCTGCGCCGGGAGCACGCCCCCTTCTGGGCGCATACCCGCACCGTGCTCACCGTGCACAACCTGCCCTACATGGGCCAGGGGGCTGGCCCGGCGTTGCAGGCCTTTGGCCTGCCCCCCGCGCCGGACGACAGCGGCCTGCCGGAGTGGGCCCGCGTGCTTCCTCTCCCGCTGGGCCTGTGGGCGGCCGACGCCATCACCACCGTCTCCCCCACCTACGCCCGCGAAATCCTCACCCCGGAACACGGCTGCGGCCTGGAAGCCTTCCTCCGCGCCCGCGCCGACCGGTTGACGGGCATCCTCAACGGGCTAGACACCACCTCCTGGGACCCGGCCCAAGACCCCGAGGTCCCGCACCCCTTCAGCCCGGAGGATCTGTCCCCCCGAGAGGAGAACCGCCAGGCCTTGCGGGACGAAGTGGGGCTTCCCCATCCTGCGGGGCGGGTTCCCATCCTGGGGGCAGTCAGCCGCCTGACCGAACAGAAGGGCATGGACCTCCTTCCCGCGGCCCTGTCTCGGCTGGAAGCGTACCCCTGGCAGGCCGTGCTGCTGGGCGCGGGCGACGAAGAGATCGCCACCGCGTGGCAGGCCCTGGACAAGCGCTACCCGGAACGGGTGAAGGTGATCCTGGGCTACAACCCCGGCCTGGCGCGGCGCATCTACGCCGGCGCGGACATGCTGCTCATCCCCTCACGGTACGAACCGTGCGGCCTGGTGCAAATGATGGCCATGCGCTACGGCTGCGTGCCCGTGGCCCACGAGACCGGCGGCCTGGCCGACACGGTGCTGGACTACGACCTGGCACCGCGGCGCAGCACGGGGTTCCTCTTCCCCGAGGCCACGGCCAAATCCCTGGCTTTCGCCCTTCGGCGGGCCTTCGCCGTGTTCGCCGACCCGCGCCGCTGGCGGGCCCTGCAACGCCGGGGAATGCGCCGCGATTTCTCCTGGCAGGCCTCCGCCCGGGCTTATGCGCAACTTTACCGCGCCCTCGCCCGCTAAAAAGCCCCGCTCAAAAGCCCAAAAGGCCCGGTGCCGGACACCTGATACTGGGGCACCTGCCCCAGGCATCCGGGCCTCAGGACATCCTCTGCAACGCCTCCAACGCCCGAAGCAAATCCTCCTGCCAGTGGGGGTTATCCTCATAGGGCAGCCAGTAGGCCCAGCGGCCTGTGCGTACCGGCGGCGGCAACGGGCGGAGCGCCCTGGCCGGGCGTGAGAGGCCCTTTTCGCCTGCGGGTCGGGGGTAACGCAGCACGATCTGCCCCGCCTCGCCGCCCACCGAGGCCAGCCCCGCCTTCTCGGCCAAAATCCGCACCCGCACCTGGTAGAGCAGGTTCTCCACCATCTCGGACAACGGCCCGAAACGGTCCCGCAACTCCTGGGCCAAAGCCTCCACCTCGTTCAGCGTGCGTAGTTCGGCCAGCCGCCGGTAGAAGGCCAGGCGCATCCACTGGTCCGGGATGTACGCACCCGGGATGCCCACGGCCAGGGGCAGTTCCACGCTCACCGTGGGGCGGTAGGCCAGGGCCTCGGCCGCCGGGTCGGGGGGCAGGCCCTGCTCCTTCCGCAGGCGGCGCACCGCCTCGGCCAGCAGGCGGGTGTACAGGTGAAAGCCCACCGCCGCCATGTGACCGTGTTGCCGGGTGCCCAACAGTTCCCCGGCGCCGCGGATCTCCAAATCCCGCATGGCGATGCTCAACCCGGCGCCCAGTTGGCTGTACTCGGCCAGCACCTGCAACCGCTGGCGGCCTTCGGGGGTGGGCGGCTTGCGGCGGTGGCGGAAGAAATAGGCGTACGCCTGCACCACGCCGCGCCCCACCCGGCCCCGCAACTGATAGAGTTGCGCTAAGCCGAAAGTGTCGGCTCGGTCCACGATGAGCGTGTTCGCGTTAGGGAAGTCCAACCCCGACTCGATGATGGTGGTGCTCAGCAGCACATCCACCTCTCCGGCGGCGAAACGCTCCATGACCTCGGCCAGTTGGCGTTCGGGCATCTGTCCGTGGGCTACGGCAATGCGTGCTTCGGGCACCAAGCGCTCCAGGTGGCGGCGCATGGCTTGGATGGTCTGCACGCGGTTGTGCACGAAAAACACCTGCCCGCCGCGGTCCAGTTCGCGCAAAATAGCCTGCCGCACCACATCGGGGTCGTAGGGCCCCACATGGGTGATCACAGGCAAGCGATCTTGCGGGGGCGTGTTGATGATGGAGATATCCCGCACCCCGGTCAGGGCCATGTACAGCGTCCGGGGGATGGGCGTAGCCGTCAGGGTCAGCACATCCACCGAGGTTCGGAGCCGCTTGAAGTGCTCCTTGTGAGTCACGCCAAAGCGTTGTTCCTCATCGATGATGAGCAGCCCCAGGTCCTTGAACTGCACATCGGGGGAAAGCAGCCGGTGGGTGCCGATGATGATGTCGATGGCCCCATTGGCCAGCCGGAAGAGGATATCCCGCTGCTCGGCCTCGGTGCGAAAGCGGGAGAGCATCTCCACCTCCACCGGGAAGGCGGCCAGACGACGGCGGAAGGTGTGGTAGTGCTGCTGAGCCAGCACCGTGGTGGGCACCAGCACGGCCACCTGCTTGCCGTCCATCACGGCCTTGAAGGCCGCGCGCAGGGCCACCTCGGTTTTGCCATAGCCCACATCGCCGCAGATGAGCCGGTCCATGGGCCGGGGGCTTTCCATGTCGCGCTTGACCTCGGCGATGGCGCGGGCCTGGTCCTCGGTCTCCTCGTAAGGGAAACTGGCCTCCAGTTCGCGCTGCCAGTCCGTATCGGGGCCGAAAGCGTGGCCCTGGGCCACCTGCCGGCGGGCATAGAGGTCGAGCAAATCGCGGGCCACCTGCTCCACGGCGCGGCGCACACGGGCCTTGACAGTTTGCCACTCGCCGGTGCCTAAGCGGGTGGGCGTGGGCGGGCGCTCGTCCGGGCCAATGTACTTGGTCAGCCGGTCGGCCTGGTGCACGGGCACGAACAGTTGGTCCCCCTCGGCGTACTCCACCAGCAGGTACTCCCGCTCCTGGCCTTCCAGGGTGCGGCGCACCAGCCCGGCGTAGCGCCCGATGCCGAAGTCCACATGCACCACCCAGTCGCTGGGCTTGAGGTCGGCGTAGGCGGCTTCGGGCGCCTCGGCCTTAGGCAAAGCGCGTCGTCGGGGGCGCGGGGGACGCCAGCCAAAGATCTCGCCGTCGGTGAACAGGTTCCAGGGGGACGCCGTCCCGCCGGGCACGAACCGGAACCCCTCAGGCAGACTACCGGACACGAAGACGACCGTGCCGGACCCCAGGGTTTGCATCTCGGCCCTTGGGGAAGGTGCCGTGTCCTCCGGTGCGGCCTGACCGGATTTAGGGCCAGAGACCGGGCCCTCAGAGGGCGGTGCCGCCCCAAGGCCCTCACCCCCAACCCCTCTCCCTCTGGGAAAGGGGGGCAGCGCGTCCCAATCCTCCGCGCCCTCTGCGCCTCCGTCCCTCTTTGTACCTTCTCCCCACAACTCCTTCAACCGCCCGGCCTGACGCGAGACCACCACCACCCGCTGCCCCTGGGCCACCAAAGCACGCAGATGCTGCACGAAGGCGCTCAGTTGACCGCCAAAGCGCGGCAGAGGGGCAAAGCGACGGGCCAGCGCCTCGGGCGGGGGGGTGATGGTCGTAGGGCCCAAAGCCAGCGTTCGGGCCGGGGGCAGGGCCTCGCACAACTCGTCCCAGGTGGCGTAGGGCCGGGGCGCGTCGGGCGACGGCGCCAGGCGCACGGCCTGCTCCTCCTGGGCGGCCACCGTATCGCGGAAAGCCTCCCAATCGTCCACCAGCACCAGCGCCCTGGGCGGC
Coding sequences within:
- a CDS encoding glycogen synthase codes for the protein MRVMFLAAEAVPFFKVGGLGDVVGSLPRALQALEPDWDIRLVLPLHDHLDRERFPLEPVAAFTVPHRNGPILAEAYTTAWDLPVYFISGAPILLESSVYAAHPSQDGPKYAYFSLAALELARTLGWMPDVLHAHDWHTAPAVYAVALRREHAPFWAHTRTVLTVHNLPYMGQGAGPALQAFGLPPAPDDSGLPEWARVLPLPLGLWAADAITTVSPTYAREILTPEHGCGLEAFLRARADRLTGILNGLDTTSWDPAQDPEVPHPFSPEDLSPREENRQALRDEVGLPHPAGRVPILGAVSRLTEQKGMDLLPAALSRLEAYPWQAVLLGAGDEEIATAWQALDKRYPERVKVILGYNPGLARRIYAGADMLLIPSRYEPCGLVQMMAMRYGCVPVAHETGGLADTVLDYDLAPRRSTGFLFPEATAKSLAFALRRAFAVFADPRRWRALQRRGMRRDFSWQASARAYAQLYRALAR
- the mfd gene encoding transcription-repair coupling factor — its product is MLGHLLTTLRQHAALERIAAALQAGQPLPAPQPIAGEPPHLLLPEAARLPIALVLHARLQVPVVLVVDRADHALALLRAARLWAPQAPTFLFLDPSHLFYEEAPWDDRTRHERLQVLRTLAASMLPGPKPPAPFVIAPARALMWRTLPRRLFLKHTLRLKAGAALSPVALARRAVQLGYQAVDTVVAPGQFAHRGGIVDLWPPGAPQPVRADFFGDEVDTLRAFDPATQRSTQPLEVVLVTPAREFVGATRRVAPTGDGETEPTEALIPTLHPDATTLLGYLPPRALVLVDDWEAFRDTVAAQEEQAVRLAPSPDAPRPYATWDELCEALPPARTLALGPTTITPPPEALARRFAPLPRFGGQLSAFVQHLRALVAQGQRVVVVSRQAGRLKELWGEGTKRDGGAEGAEDWDALPPFPRGRGVGGEGLGAAPPSEGPVSGPKSGQAAPEDTAPSPRAEMQTLGSGTVVFVSGSLPEGFRFVPGGTASPWNLFTDGEIFGWRPPRPRRRALPKAEAPEAAYADLKPSDWVVHVDFGIGRYAGLVRRTLEGQEREYLLVEYAEGDQLFVPVHQADRLTKYIGPDERPPTPTRLGTGEWQTVKARVRRAVEQVARDLLDLYARRQVAQGHAFGPDTDWQRELEASFPYEETEDQARAIAEVKRDMESPRPMDRLICGDVGYGKTEVALRAAFKAVMDGKQVAVLVPTTVLAQQHYHTFRRRLAAFPVEVEMLSRFRTEAEQRDILFRLANGAIDIIIGTHRLLSPDVQFKDLGLLIIDEEQRFGVTHKEHFKRLRTSVDVLTLTATPIPRTLYMALTGVRDISIINTPPQDRLPVITHVGPYDPDVVRQAILRELDRGGQVFFVHNRVQTIQAMRRHLERLVPEARIAVAHGQMPERQLAEVMERFAAGEVDVLLSTTIIESGLDFPNANTLIVDRADTFGLAQLYQLRGRVGRGVVQAYAYFFRHRRKPPTPEGRQRLQVLAEYSQLGAGLSIAMRDLEIRGAGELLGTRQHGHMAAVGFHLYTRLLAEAVRRLRKEQGLPPDPAAEALAYRPTVSVELPLAVGIPGAYIPDQWMRLAFYRRLAELRTLNEVEALAQELRDRFGPLSEMVENLLYQVRVRILAEKAGLASVGGEAGQIVLRYPRPAGEKGLSRPARALRPLPPPVRTGRWAYWLPYEDNPHWQEDLLRALEALQRMS